CAAACGCAGGGAAAGATCGAGCGCTATCACCGCTCGATGAAGAACGTGGTGAAGCTCGAGAACTACTACAGCCCGTGGGAACTGGAGCGTGCGATCGGTCGCTTCGTCGAGCACTACAACCACCGCCGCTACCACGAGTCACTGGACAACGTGACTCCAGCCGATGCATATCATGGGCGGCGCACCGCGATCCTCACGCACCGCGA
This genomic stretch from Candidatus Binatia bacterium harbors:
- a CDS encoding integrase core domain-containing protein; amino-acid sequence: QTQGKIERYHRSMKNVVKLENYYSPWELERAIGRFVEHYNHRRYHESLDNVTPADAYHGRRTAILTHREQIKKKTMSRRKRQNLRAA